One region of Pseudomonas glycinae genomic DNA includes:
- the cytX gene encoding putative hydroxymethylpyrimidine transporter CytX, with protein MSIQPGTYSPDLAVPANQRVFGGRDLFSLWFSLGIGLMVLQTGALLAPGLGLSGSLLAIFLGTLVGVLLLAAVGVIGSDTGLSSMAALKLSLGSKGASLPALLNLLQLIGWGSFEIIVMRDAASLLGTRAFSEGSLWASPMLWTLCFGALATLLAVSGPLTFVRKILRKWGIWLILAACIWLTWNLFAKADLAALWAQAGDGSMPLAVGFDIAIAMPLSWLPLIADYSRFGKRAKNVFGGTAIGFFIGNFWLMSLGVAYTLAFAPSGEVNALLLALAGAGLGIPLLLILLDESENAFADIHSAAVSSGILLRLKVEHLALAIGVICTLIALLAPLAQYQNFLLLIGSVFAPLFGVVLVDHFILRKRSAQVASAALRWPALLAWLGGISIYHLLANLYPDVGATLPALVLAGLLQLVLGRAFSYGRETARA; from the coding sequence CTCCCGACCTCGCCGTGCCCGCCAATCAGCGAGTATTCGGCGGTCGCGACCTGTTTTCCCTATGGTTCTCCCTCGGCATCGGCCTGATGGTGTTGCAGACCGGTGCGCTGCTGGCGCCGGGGCTGGGTCTGTCGGGATCGCTGCTGGCGATTTTCCTCGGCACCCTGGTCGGCGTCCTGTTGCTGGCCGCCGTCGGCGTGATCGGCAGCGACACCGGCCTGTCGTCGATGGCCGCGCTGAAACTCAGCCTCGGCAGCAAAGGCGCGAGCCTGCCGGCGCTGCTCAACCTGCTGCAACTGATCGGTTGGGGTTCGTTCGAAATCATCGTCATGCGTGATGCGGCCAGTCTGCTCGGCACTCGTGCGTTCAGCGAAGGTTCGCTGTGGGCCAGTCCGATGTTGTGGACGCTGTGTTTCGGTGCATTGGCGACCTTGCTCGCGGTCAGCGGACCGTTGACGTTCGTGCGCAAGATCCTGCGCAAATGGGGCATCTGGCTGATTCTGGCCGCGTGCATCTGGCTGACCTGGAACCTGTTTGCCAAGGCTGACCTCGCCGCCTTGTGGGCACAGGCCGGGGATGGCTCGATGCCGCTCGCCGTGGGCTTCGACATTGCGATTGCGATGCCGCTGTCATGGCTGCCGCTGATCGCCGACTACTCGCGTTTCGGCAAGCGGGCCAAGAACGTATTCGGCGGTACGGCGATCGGTTTCTTCATCGGCAACTTCTGGCTGATGAGCCTCGGCGTCGCCTACACCCTGGCCTTCGCGCCGAGCGGTGAAGTCAACGCGCTGCTGTTGGCGCTGGCCGGCGCCGGTCTTGGGATTCCGCTGTTGCTGATTCTGCTGGACGAGTCGGAAAACGCTTTCGCCGACATTCACTCGGCAGCGGTTTCCAGCGGGATTCTGTTGCGTCTGAAAGTCGAGCATCTGGCGTTGGCCATCGGCGTGATCTGCACCCTGATCGCCTTGCTCGCGCCATTGGCGCAATACCAGAACTTCCTGCTGCTGATCGGTTCGGTGTTTGCGCCGCTGTTCGGCGTGGTGCTGGTGGATCACTTCATCCTGCGCAAGCGCAGTGCCCAAGTGGCGTCGGCCGCGTTGCGCTGGCCGGCACTATTGGCCTGGTTGGGTGGCATCAGCATCTATCACTTGCTGGCCAATCTGTATCCGGATGTCGGCGCGACCCTGCCGGCGCTGGTGCTGGCAGGGCTGCTGCAACTGGTGCTCGGCCGGGCTTTCAGTTACGGCCGGGAAACAGCTCGGGCTTGA
- a CDS encoding RsiV family protein: protein MSLFKIASVAAIALTLGACASLFQPNYRTPLETTRDASETLKPGCSNQDCPLVNIDTLRFPAEPALDGIIEKRLLQMTRTTPNAPVAPTLAAYREQFLANAGPRNSSYLQAKVREQHDGLVIIETSSYLDTGGAHGTPGRGFINYSRQQHKVLTLADMLLPGQEEAFWKAAQVAHNSWLISTKLDQEPEFVKSWPFVKTPNVALTYGGVILKYDVTTIAPYALGHVELKIPYPRLNGILKPELFPGRN from the coding sequence ATGTCGCTTTTCAAAATCGCCTCCGTGGCCGCCATCGCCCTGACCCTGGGCGCTTGCGCCAGCCTGTTCCAGCCCAACTACCGCACGCCGCTGGAAACCACCCGCGACGCCTCGGAAACGCTGAAACCGGGTTGTTCCAACCAGGACTGCCCACTGGTCAACATCGATACGTTGCGCTTCCCGGCAGAACCGGCGTTGGACGGCATCATCGAAAAACGTCTGCTGCAAATGACCCGCACCACACCGAACGCCCCGGTGGCGCCGACGCTGGCAGCGTATCGCGAGCAGTTCCTGGCCAACGCCGGCCCGCGCAACAGCAGCTATTTGCAGGCGAAAGTACGCGAGCAGCATGACGGTCTGGTGATCATCGAAACGTCGAGCTACCTGGACACCGGCGGAGCCCACGGTACGCCGGGACGCGGTTTCATCAACTATTCGCGTCAGCAGCACAAAGTGCTGACTCTGGCGGACATGTTGCTGCCGGGTCAGGAAGAGGCGTTCTGGAAAGCGGCGCAAGTGGCGCACAACAGCTGGCTGATCAGCACCAAGCTCGATCAGGAACCGGAATTCGTGAAGAGCTGGCCGTTCGTCAAAACCCCGAACGTGGCGCTGACCTACGGCGGTGTGATCCTCAAGTACGACGTGACCACGATCGCGCCTTATGCGCTGGGCCACGTCGAACTGAAGATCCCTTACCCGCGCCTGAACGGCATTCTCAAGCCCGAGCTGTTTCCCGGCCGTAACTGA
- a CDS encoding NUDIX domain-containing protein — protein sequence MTDFAKAIPSAVDIVRREQCYKGFYKLDRLHLRHELFAGGMSREINREVFVRHDAVCMLPYDPQRDEVVLIEQFRVGALGKTDNPWLVELVAGLIDKDEQPEEVAHREAQEEAGLDIKALWPMTKYFPSPGGSNEFVHLYLGRCSTEGAGGLHGLEEEAEDIRVTVWAFEDALQAVRDGRIANAASIIALQWLALNRAEVRGLWS from the coding sequence ATGACCGATTTTGCCAAAGCCATTCCGAGCGCCGTCGATATCGTGCGACGCGAGCAGTGCTACAAGGGCTTCTACAAGCTCGACCGTCTGCACTTGCGCCACGAACTGTTCGCCGGTGGCATGAGCCGCGAAATCAATCGTGAAGTGTTCGTGCGCCACGATGCCGTGTGCATGCTGCCCTACGATCCGCAGCGCGATGAAGTGGTGCTGATCGAGCAGTTTCGCGTCGGTGCTCTGGGCAAGACGGACAACCCGTGGCTGGTGGAGCTGGTCGCCGGCCTGATCGACAAGGACGAACAGCCGGAAGAAGTTGCTCACCGCGAGGCACAGGAGGAAGCTGGGCTGGACATCAAGGCTCTGTGGCCGATGACCAAATACTTTCCGTCGCCGGGCGGCAGCAACGAATTCGTGCATCTGTATCTGGGGCGTTGCAGCACCGAAGGCGCAGGCGGCCTGCATGGGCTGGAAGAAGAAGCCGAAGATATTCGCGTCACGGTCTGGGCCTTTGAAGATGCTCTGCAGGCCGTACGCGACGGACGGATTGCCAATGCGGCGAGCATCATCGCCTTGCAGTGGCTGGCGCTCAATCGCGCCGAAGTGAGGGGGCTATGGTCGTAA